TGCCAATCGCTACTCCATCGCTGCGAGCTATGCCCGCACGGTAAGGGACACGGTCGCGGCAGAAATCGAGCGCATGTCTGTATCCGGTAAAGCGGATCGTATGGCCTCGATGAAGCGCTGGCTCAAGCAGGATCGCAAGGATACGCCGGTGCAGGAACGCCAGTCGCTGGATGCCCTGATTGCAGAGTCCAAGGTGCTGGAAACCGTGTATCAGATGCGTCAGGAGCTGACCACCCTGTGGGAGCGTTCGGCATCATCCAAGGAACAGCTCCTGAAGTCATTGCAGGATTGGTGTACGCGTGCCGAAGCGAGCGGCATTGAGGCACTGCGAGAGTTTTCGCTGCGTCTGCGCGGGGTTGCACTCGCCTGAGTTTAATCGGTTCATGTGAACAAAAGCGCGCAGCGAGGTACACTGCGCGTTTTTCTTGTGTTGTCGTCAGCGTGCTGGCGATCGTTTCTGTTTGCGAAAGGAGTCTGTATGTCGATTCAGCGTTTTCATGTTGGCCCGCGTTTATCGGAAATGGTGGTGCACAATGGCACCGTATACCTCGCTGGCCAAGTCGCGGAAACGACATTGCTGGAAGATACACGTGCCCAGTCCCGCGAAATTTTCGGCATGATTGATCGTCTGCTGGCAGAAGTCGGCAGCGACAAAACCAAGATTCTGTCTGCACAGATCTGGCTGGCGACCATGGATGACTACGACCTGATGAATGAAGCGTGGTCGGAGTGGGTGCCGCAGGGTCATACACCGGTACGCGCAACGGTTGAGTCGCGTCTGGCTGACCCAAACTACCGGGTAGAAGTGAAGATCATCGCTGCGGTTTAAGCGGGGTGAGCAAACAAAAAGAGCGGCATGTGCCGCTCTTTTGCTTTCCGGACCTGCCGGATCATGGTGCATACGCGCCCACGTATCTATACGGATGTACCGCTCTGGAACTGCATATCATTTGCACGTCTACCAAATGAACCGCGCTGTTCGCTGCCCACGAGAGCCAGATTCATCATTCTCCAGAAGTGTTCATCCGGTGGAATGGGAGCCCGGCGATCATGCAGACGTCGTTCTGGTCCTGCGTAACGAGCGTCTGGCGAAGATGTCGCTTGCTGCATGCAACCTCCGTTTCTGCTTGTTGACGGAGCGTGGCGTGTGTTGCGCGCCTGACCTAACGATATGCCTAGTCAAGGTTGCAGACAAGTTGCAAATGACGACCGGTGCATTCATGCGACAACCGCCCTATTCGACTGCATGCCGACGCATATCGATCTTGCCCGATGCTTTAAAAGTGATCCCTTCTGCTTCAAGTAGCCATCTTTGCTGATCGTCAGCGCCATCGGCACCCCGCACGGGTATCGTCCCGTCGCCGGACACAATGCGCCACCAGGGCGCATCGCTATTGTCGGGCAGCCGCTTCAGTGCCTGGCCGACATGTCGCGCATGACGGGGATAACCTGCCAGTGCCGCGATCATACCGTAACTTGCCACTTTGCCATGCGGCACGCGCCTGACCGTTTCGATCAGGGCGTGCTGTAAGGGACTTAGGCTATTAGCCACGCGGGTGATGCTCAATTTGCTCGACATTACGGACGGCACCTGTGTCGGCACTTGTTGTCATGGCCGCATATGCACGCAAGGCGGGTGTGACATGGCGTTCGCGCGTTTCGGGCTTGAATGCCTTTGCTCCGCGCTTTTCCATCTCGGTATGACGCTTGACCAGTTCTTCGTCCGACACCGCCAGGTGAATACGACGATTCGGGATATCGATTTCAATGCGATCACCTTCCTGCACCAACGCAATTGCGCCGCGGTCGGCTGCTTCCGGCGATACATGGCCAATTGACAAACCTGATGTGCCACCCGAGAAACGGCCATCGGTCAGCAATGCACAGGCTTTGCCGAGACCCTTGGATTTGAGATAGCTGGTGGGGTAGAGCATTTCCTGCATGCCCGGGCCGCCCTTGGGACCCTCGTAGCGAATCACCACGACATCGCCTGCCACAATCTGATCGCCCAGAATGGCTTCAACCGCATCGTCCTGACTTTCGAACACGCGGGCGCGACCATTGAAGGTGAGGATCGATTCATCTACACCGGCTGTCTTCACGATGCAGCCACGTTCGGCGAGATTGCCGTAGAGCACCGCCAGGCCGCCATCCTTGGAATAGGCAAACTGTGCATCGCGGATGCAGCCGTGTGTACGATCAAGATCCAGCTCCGGATAGAGCATGGACTGGCTGAAGGCGATGGTGGTGGCAATGCCGCCAGGGGCTGCACGGAAGAAGTCGTGGATATGCGGATCGCGGGCGTGCTGTACATCCCAGTCTGACAGTGCGCCGCCCAGCGTATGGGAATGTACTGTGGGCACCTTACGGTTGAGCAATCCGGCGCGATCCAGTTCGCCGAGAATCCCCATCACGCCGCCTGCACGGTGGACGTCTTCCATGTGATATTTCTGGGTAGCAGGCGCCACTTTACACAGACAAGGCACGCGACGGCTGATACGGTCGATATCGGACATCTTGAAGTCGACGCCTGCCTCATGCGCGGCCGCCAGGAGGTGCAAGACAGTATTGGTAGAGCCGCCCATGGCCACGTCGAGACTCATGGCGTTTTCAAAGGCTTCCAGCGTGGCAATGGAGCGGGGCAGCACGCTTGCATCATCTTGCTCGTACCAGCGTTTGGCCAGTTCGACGATCTTTTGTCCGGCTTTCAGGAATAGTTCTTTACGGAAGGCGTGCGTGGCTACCAGTGAGCCATTGCCGGGCAGACTCAAGCCCAGCGCCTCGGTGAGGCAGTTCATCGAATTGGCGGTGAACATGCCGGAACAAGAGCCACAGGTTGGGCAGGCCGAGCGTTCGATTTCAGCGACTTCGGCATCGGTGGCATCAGGACTGGCGGCTTCGATCATGGCATCGACCAGATCAAGGCCTCGATCCTGTCCGCGCCAGTTGACCTTACCTGCTTCCATTGGGCCACCGGATACAAAAATCGTCGGAATATTGAGGCGCAGCGCAGCCATCAGCATGCCGGGGGTGATTTTGTCGCAGTTGGAAATACAGACCAGCGCATCGGCACAGTGGGCGTTGACCATGTATTCCACCGAGTCGGCGATCAGATCTCGACTAGGCAGAGAGTACAGCATGCCGCCGTGGCCCATGGCGATGCCATCATCGATCGCAATCGTGTTGAATTCCTTGGCGACCCCACCGGCCTTTTCGATTTCGCGTGCCACCAGCTGGCCGAGGTTATGCAGATGAACATGACCCGGCACGAACTGGGTGAAGCTATTGGCAATGGCAATAATGGGTTTATCGAAGTCACCATCCTTCATGCCGGTGGCACGCCACAGGGCACGGGCACCGGCCATATTACGGCCATGGGTGGTGGTACGGGAACGATAGGCAGGCATGATAATCCTTACGATTGGTCTTGCGGATGTCAGGTGTGCCGGAAGCCGGCGGCCGGGTTTCCTGCATATCATTTTGTTATCATATGCAGTCTCCGGACAAGGCTCAGATCAGTATAATGGCGCGCTTGTCAGATCAAAACACGCGCGAGGGAAAACCGCGATGATGATTCACCCGCAATTCGATCCGGTTGCGATCAGCATTGGACCGATATTTGGTATTGGCCCGCTGGCCATCCGTTGGTACGGCCTGACCTATCTGGCGGGCTTTATTCTGTTTCTGATTCTGGGAAATTACCGCATTCGCAAGCAACCCGCCAGCGGTTGGACCACACAACAGCTCGATGACCTGCTTTTTTATGGTGTTTTGGGCGTCATTTTTGGCGGGCGACTTGGTTATATCCTCTTTTACAAGCCTGAATTCTATTTCTCGCATCCGATGGAAATCTTGCGGGTGTGGGAAGGCGGCATGGCGTTCCACGGTGGCTTCCTGGGCGTGCTGGTGGCGATGTGGCTGATCGGCCGCAAATATGGCTACTCATTTTTCAAGGTGACCGATTTCATTGCGCCGCTGGTGCCGCTCGGACTGGCTGCAGGCCGGATTGGCAACTTTATCAATGGCGAACTGTGGGGGAGAGTGACTTCTACCGATGCATTCTGGGCGATGCAGTTTCCGCTTGTGGATCAGCAGCCGCGTCATCCGTCACAGTTGTATCAGTTTGCGCTGGAAGGGATCACCCTGTTTGTGATCATGTGGTTGTTCTCCAGCAAGAAGCGTCCTGAGGGGCAGGTGTCGGCTCTATTCCTGCTGGGCTATGGCCTGTTCCGTTTTATCGCAGAGTTTGCGCGCGAACCGGATAACTTCCTGGGCTTCCTCGCGCTGGGCTTCTCAATGGGGCAATGGCTGAGTCTGCCCATGATTCTGCTGGGCGGCATCCTGTTTGTACGGGCAGCGAAGCGAGGCTAATAGTTAGCCAATCCGAGGCGCTATATGGAAAATGCCACTCAATAGAGTGGCATTTTTGTTTGCTACGCATTTGGCTTAATGATGAGGACGCTTGCTCATCCATTCGGCCATTTTGGCTTGATGCTGCTTGTAAGTTGCTTTCAGCGCAGTCGATACGAGCGCTTTTTGAGTGTCGTTCAACGCATCGTAGGCGGCAAGCCATGACGTGCGAGCCGTTTGCATGGCCGCTTGCACTGGCTGGCGCGCAGCCTGTTCTGTTTGCGATAGGCTATCCAGATTCAGGACGGGCTGCGTCATGGCTGTATCTAGCTGCGACTTCATTGAGTCATGCTGCTGTCGGGCAATGGTACGGGCATTGTTTGTCGCGGTTTGTGCGGCTGTGATCAGTGCTTGCTGCTGCGCCGTTAGTCCGAGCTGTGGCTGTAGCTTGATCAATGCTGCATGCAATCCGAACAAACTGCCGCCGTGGCCATGATCGGCCATGGGTGGATGTGCCTCTGCATGGGCTGAGGTCAGTAATACTGCCGTCACTGTGGCGGCAATAAGGCGAAAATAGGGTGTCATCAGCCTGTCTCCTGAGATTCAAAACCGGAGTGATTCCGGTATTGAGTGTCATTCTAGGCACGCTGATGCCCAAAGCTGTTTCTCCAAGCCTTCAGAATCGTAAGGAGCTGTAAATTCCGCTACGAGCCGCTTTGCGCTTCCTTACGGCAGCGTGGATGGTGCAACCAGACACAATGCAATCAAGGTTTCGAGCACTTGGCCAGAGAAAAAGCCTGCGCGCGCATCTTCTGCATCAATGATGCCGCACAGAATGCCGCGATCATCAAACAGTGGGAGACAGGCCTCGCTGCGGACATCCGGATCACAGGTGTAGTAAGCGCCGCCATCGGCCACCCAGCCAGCGACATCGTCGATAATTTTGCCCTGACCGGACAGACCCACGCTGCTGTTATTTGAATGCTCGGCAAACTCGGCTGTCAGCGGGAATTCGGCGCGACTTGGCTTGCCGTGATAGGCGAGCTTGACGAGTGCACGGGAGCCATCTTTGAGCGTGCGTTTGGCGTAAATACCAAGCCAGTCGCACTGCGTGCTGCTGGCGACCTCAGCGACCAGTGCGCGCAATTGTGTCAGCGCACGCGTAGTGCTATCGGTGATGCCGTCTAGCGTGTCTGCGAGATTGTAGGGGGTGGGGTCCAGTTCATCGAACAGGGAACACGCGCCACCTTCTCCCAGCATGGGAACGTGGTATTGATACAGTGTCTCTGGTGAGTCGGTGAACTGCGCCTGATCACGAACGGTTTGCAGGCGGCGTGCAAGCGCTTCAATAGGCTCGATGGACACGGCGTGCTGCAATTGGGCGCGGGCAAGGTAATCTTGTGCGGTCATGATGGTTTTTTCCTGTTGAGCATGGAGCCGAGTGTACGCCAGATGGTACTGGCGAGCTGCGGCTGCGCTTCTTTCCTAGGGTGTAACTGGTCGGGCTGAAATAGATTGGGCTTGTCCGCAACGCCTTCAAATAAGAAGGGCGGAGGCGGCAGGGTGTACTGCTTGGCCAGTTGTACGTACATATCCGCAAATCGACTGGTGTAGCGCTTGCCGAAGTTTGGCGGCAATTGCATGGATACCAGCAATACTTTTGCGCCGGCGTTTTGACTGGCGCGAATCATCTCCGAGAGATTATGCTGCGCCAGTTCCAGATCATTGCCACGCAGACCGTCGTTGGCACCGAGTTCGATGACGACAATTGCCGGAGTATGTCTGGCAAGTAAGGCGGGTAGGCGGGTCAGGCCGCCATCGGTGGTTTCACCGGATTGCGAGGCATTGACCAGCTGCCAGGATTTC
The sequence above is a segment of the Burkholderiaceae bacterium DAT-1 genome. Coding sequences within it:
- a CDS encoding MGMT family protein — translated: MSSKLSITRVANSLSPLQHALIETVRRVPHGKVASYGMIAALAGYPRHARHVGQALKRLPDNSDAPWWRIVSGDGTIPVRGADGADDQQRWLLEAEGITFKASGKIDMRRHAVE
- the lgt gene encoding prolipoprotein diacylglyceryl transferase, with the protein product MMIHPQFDPVAISIGPIFGIGPLAIRWYGLTYLAGFILFLILGNYRIRKQPASGWTTQQLDDLLFYGVLGVIFGGRLGYILFYKPEFYFSHPMEILRVWEGGMAFHGGFLGVLVAMWLIGRKYGYSFFKVTDFIAPLVPLGLAAGRIGNFINGELWGRVTSTDAFWAMQFPLVDQQPRHPSQLYQFALEGITLFVIMWLFSSKKRPEGQVSALFLLGYGLFRFIAEFAREPDNFLGFLALGFSMGQWLSLPMILLGGILFVRAAKRG
- a CDS encoding arylesterase, giving the protein MNSSLTLCSRFLVRVVIALMLLVNARAAPPQTILVFGDSLSAGYGLAAGEDWPSLISKQLPKSWQLVNASQSGETTDGGLTRLPALLARHTPAIVVIELGANDGLRGNDLELAQHNLSEMIRASQNAGAKVLLVSMQLPPNFGKRYTSRFADMYVQLAKQYTLPPPPFLFEGVADKPNLFQPDQLHPRKEAQPQLASTIWRTLGSMLNRKKPS
- the ilvD gene encoding dihydroxy-acid dehydratase; translated protein: MPAYRSRTTTHGRNMAGARALWRATGMKDGDFDKPIIAIANSFTQFVPGHVHLHNLGQLVAREIEKAGGVAKEFNTIAIDDGIAMGHGGMLYSLPSRDLIADSVEYMVNAHCADALVCISNCDKITPGMLMAALRLNIPTIFVSGGPMEAGKVNWRGQDRGLDLVDAMIEAASPDATDAEVAEIERSACPTCGSCSGMFTANSMNCLTEALGLSLPGNGSLVATHAFRKELFLKAGQKIVELAKRWYEQDDASVLPRSIATLEAFENAMSLDVAMGGSTNTVLHLLAAAHEAGVDFKMSDIDRISRRVPCLCKVAPATQKYHMEDVHRAGGVMGILGELDRAGLLNRKVPTVHSHTLGGALSDWDVQHARDPHIHDFFRAAPGGIATTIAFSQSMLYPELDLDRTHGCIRDAQFAYSKDGGLAVLYGNLAERGCIVKTAGVDESILTFNGRARVFESQDDAVEAILGDQIVAGDVVVIRYEGPKGGPGMQEMLYPTSYLKSKGLGKACALLTDGRFSGGTSGLSIGHVSPEAADRGAIALVQEGDRIEIDIPNRRIHLAVSDEELVKRHTEMEKRGAKAFKPETRERHVTPALRAYAAMTTSADTGAVRNVEQIEHHPRG
- a CDS encoding RidA family protein, whose amino-acid sequence is MSIQRFHVGPRLSEMVVHNGTVYLAGQVAETTLLEDTRAQSREIFGMIDRLLAEVGSDKTKILSAQIWLATMDDYDLMNEAWSEWVPQGHTPVRATVESRLADPNYRVEVKIIAAV